Proteins from one Tsuneonella aeria genomic window:
- a CDS encoding helix-turn-helix domain-containing protein yields MEPLTVTIADTQRVTGLGRTKLYELIGDGKLQVVKIGRRTLVRTDSIRALVDQAA; encoded by the coding sequence ATGGAACCCCTCACCGTCACGATCGCGGATACCCAGCGAGTAACAGGTCTTGGACGTACGAAGCTGTATGAGCTTATCGGCGACGGAAAACTCCAGGTAGTGAAAATCGGTCGCCGCACCCTGGTGCGCACCGACAGCATTCGCGCCCTCGTGGATCAGGCCGCGTGA
- a CDS encoding DUF3987 domain-containing protein: MSLLHQIADVMGGDVQGNRAIFPTPGHSAKDRGSWASIEPGAPDGLLVHCSNADGRTALEIKDLLRDRGILAPLKRRDDVIPWRPPVREVQVAPSHAVRLAAGQSVVATFEYFGSDGDLLYRKHRVEPGRERPKDFFYDHPDGKGGWLPKRGCEPVPYRLTDLIAAPRDVPMFMTEGEAKADRLASWGLLATSHKDWKSFEFSGYVKGRTVFILPDNDETGLRLAQSAFEAVERAEGKPHLIELPGLPTGGDILDWGGTAAELVALTKAAAAQQSPRPEPVDLWQHYGAPELPQGLLPESVERFVRSHADIMGVDPAGLAMATLCVCAATIPDSIKLQVKRHDPTWCESARLWVGLVGSPSMKKTPIMSAALRPLKRIDANLMRAFTEKRQQYDALTAKERKEADRPKQERRIISDATVEAAQEVLRDSPRGVLSAQDELSGWFGQMDKYAPGKGSQADRGFWLQAFNGGSYSLNRIARGASYIPNCSISLLGGIQPEPMRAIAGDTHDDGLVQRLLPVILRPGKVGRDVPADATLTDYERLIERLEVMRPPVRSGPIGYGDTPSPLKLSDAARSVRERLEQEHLDLVRALECVSPKLAAHFGKYDGLFARLCVLWHCVDNAEQLHPPAEVSGDTANCVAAFMEQFLRPSAIAFYAGILGLSAGHEQLVDLASWIVGTGVQEVKARDVQSSSQSFRHVTADEVRTLCEKLEAFGWGEWAEPAPKSNKPRFLVNPLVHERFADRGKEEIERRAAAREIIRSTLCR, encoded by the coding sequence ATGAGCCTTCTTCACCAGATCGCAGACGTGATGGGCGGTGATGTTCAGGGCAACCGCGCCATATTCCCCACCCCGGGCCATAGCGCGAAGGATCGCGGAAGCTGGGCGAGCATCGAGCCTGGTGCGCCGGACGGGCTCCTCGTTCATTGCAGCAACGCGGATGGCCGGACCGCGCTCGAGATAAAGGACCTTCTCCGTGATCGCGGCATTCTCGCGCCGCTTAAGCGCCGTGACGATGTCATTCCGTGGCGTCCACCCGTTCGCGAGGTGCAGGTAGCCCCCAGTCATGCCGTGCGGCTGGCTGCCGGTCAGTCCGTTGTGGCGACCTTTGAATACTTCGGTTCGGACGGGGACCTCCTTTACCGCAAGCACCGGGTCGAGCCGGGGCGCGAGCGTCCAAAGGACTTCTTTTACGATCATCCCGACGGCAAAGGCGGCTGGCTCCCCAAGCGCGGATGCGAGCCGGTTCCTTATCGCCTGACTGACTTGATCGCAGCGCCACGCGACGTTCCCATGTTCATGACGGAAGGCGAGGCAAAGGCCGATCGGCTGGCAAGCTGGGGCCTCCTCGCCACCTCTCACAAGGACTGGAAGAGCTTCGAATTCTCCGGATACGTGAAGGGTCGCACCGTGTTCATCCTTCCGGACAACGACGAGACCGGCCTCAGGCTGGCTCAGAGTGCTTTCGAGGCGGTCGAACGGGCGGAGGGCAAACCGCATTTGATCGAGCTCCCCGGCCTGCCCACTGGAGGTGACATTCTTGATTGGGGCGGAACTGCTGCGGAACTCGTCGCTCTTACCAAAGCTGCGGCGGCTCAACAGTCTCCGAGGCCGGAGCCAGTCGACCTCTGGCAGCACTACGGCGCGCCCGAGTTGCCACAAGGTCTTCTGCCCGAGAGCGTGGAACGCTTTGTCCGCTCTCATGCGGACATCATGGGCGTAGATCCCGCTGGCCTCGCCATGGCGACGCTGTGTGTCTGCGCCGCGACCATTCCTGACTCGATCAAGCTACAGGTGAAACGGCACGATCCGACTTGGTGCGAAAGCGCCCGGCTATGGGTCGGGCTCGTCGGGTCCCCGTCAATGAAGAAGACGCCGATCATGAGCGCTGCGCTTCGTCCCCTGAAACGCATCGATGCAAACCTGATGCGGGCCTTCACAGAGAAGCGGCAGCAATACGACGCGCTGACGGCGAAGGAGCGCAAGGAAGCCGATCGACCGAAGCAGGAGCGCCGGATCATCTCGGACGCAACGGTCGAGGCCGCGCAGGAAGTTCTGCGTGATTCCCCGCGGGGAGTGCTCTCCGCCCAGGACGAGCTTTCCGGCTGGTTCGGCCAGATGGACAAGTACGCTCCCGGCAAGGGCTCGCAGGCGGACCGGGGGTTCTGGCTCCAGGCGTTCAATGGCGGGTCCTACAGCCTCAACCGCATTGCTCGCGGCGCGTCGTACATTCCGAACTGCTCGATCAGCCTGCTCGGTGGCATCCAGCCGGAGCCAATGCGTGCGATCGCCGGAGACACGCATGACGATGGCCTGGTCCAGCGCCTGCTGCCGGTGATCCTGCGCCCCGGAAAGGTTGGGCGCGACGTGCCGGCCGACGCCACGTTGACCGATTACGAGCGGCTCATCGAACGGCTGGAAGTCATGCGGCCGCCGGTACGCAGCGGACCGATCGGCTATGGCGACACGCCGTCACCTTTGAAGCTGAGCGATGCGGCACGGTCAGTGCGCGAAAGGCTGGAGCAGGAGCACCTGGATCTGGTCCGCGCGCTTGAATGCGTGTCACCGAAGCTCGCGGCCCACTTCGGCAAGTATGACGGCCTGTTCGCCCGCCTGTGCGTGCTTTGGCATTGCGTCGACAACGCCGAGCAGTTGCATCCGCCAGCCGAGGTATCAGGCGACACAGCGAACTGCGTTGCCGCTTTCATGGAGCAATTCCTGCGTCCGAGCGCGATCGCCTTCTATGCAGGCATTCTCGGGCTATCCGCTGGCCATGAGCAGCTGGTCGACCTGGCGTCGTGGATCGTCGGCACGGGCGTCCAGGAGGTGAAGGCTCGGGACGTCCAGAGTTCTTCGCAGTCGTTCCGCCACGTAACCGCGGACGAAGTTCGGACGCTGTGTGAGAAGCTCGAGGCGTTTGGCTGGGGCGAATGGGCCGAGCCTGCGCCCAAGAGCAACAAGCCGCGCTTTCTCGTCAATCCATTGGTCCACGAACGATTCGCCGATCGGGGCAAGGAAGAGATCGAGCGGCGCGCTGCCGCCCGTGAAATCATCAGGAGCACGCTATGCCGGTAA
- a CDS encoding Rap1a/Tai family immunity protein, with protein MRFRLVSLIALAALSQPALSQTKLSIFKSGNDLHSACGTDLNAPTGLIEHGNCMGYIQGTMDAYMTFRAETNQPSCFAAGVTGVQVRDLVVAQLRENPQERHNTAARLVVKAISPLIVPCA; from the coding sequence ATGAGGTTTCGATTGGTCAGCTTGATTGCTCTCGCTGCGCTGAGTCAGCCGGCGCTATCTCAAACGAAACTCTCGATCTTCAAGTCGGGCAATGATCTGCACTCCGCATGCGGAACCGACCTGAATGCGCCCACTGGCCTGATCGAGCACGGTAACTGCATGGGCTATATTCAAGGCACGATGGACGCCTACATGACGTTTCGCGCTGAAACGAACCAGCCGAGTTGCTTCGCCGCAGGAGTAACGGGCGTGCAGGTGCGGGATCTAGTAGTGGCGCAATTGCGCGAGAATCCGCAGGAGAGGCATAACACTGCGGCTCGGCTGGTTGTGAAGGCGATCAGCCCGTTGATCGTTCCCTGCGCATAA
- a CDS encoding transglycosylase SLT domain-containing protein: MGVSASTLDAVTAHGESRNRDYINGRPVTSPAGARFAMQVMPETARDPGFGLRPANPNDPADMNRLGREYRAEMQRRYGGDLRKMWAAYNMGPGAFDRLLARHGEHGWFANAPPETRKYISGNLATLRNR, encoded by the coding sequence GTGGGAGTTAGCGCGAGCACCCTCGATGCAGTCACGGCGCACGGCGAGAGCCGCAATCGCGACTACATCAACGGCAGGCCGGTCACCTCACCGGCTGGCGCACGGTTCGCCATGCAGGTGATGCCTGAGACAGCGCGCGACCCCGGCTTTGGTCTTCGTCCTGCCAATCCGAATGATCCCGCCGACATGAACCGGCTCGGGCGCGAATATCGAGCCGAGATGCAGCGGCGCTATGGCGGCGACCTGCGCAAGATGTGGGCCGCCTACAACATGGGACCGGGGGCGTTCGACAGGTTGCTCGCGCGTCACGGTGAACATGGCTGGTTCGCGAATGCTCCGCCCGAAACCCGCAAATACATTTCCGGCAATCTCGCCACCCTAAGGAATCGCTGA
- a CDS encoding DUF5615 family PIN-like protein, which yields MRVRADEHIAPAIVQAIGEIAASDGFELTSVLVEGFGGSTDVHWITAFAKDGGHAILTADTDFLKQPPQVQAVERTGLKVIHLPSGWANASRAIQAGHLMIWWRRIEEQLSAMKPRECFTTPFSVNDAAPLRKVAIDFQAMGKKAKKANRVGRSASR from the coding sequence TTGAGGGTACGCGCCGACGAGCATATCGCTCCAGCGATTGTTCAGGCGATCGGCGAGATCGCTGCCAGCGACGGATTCGAGCTAACGTCGGTACTGGTTGAAGGCTTCGGCGGCAGCACCGATGTCCACTGGATCACTGCGTTCGCGAAAGACGGCGGTCACGCCATCCTGACGGCCGATACCGACTTCCTGAAACAGCCGCCACAGGTGCAAGCCGTCGAGCGCACCGGGCTGAAGGTCATCCACTTGCCGTCCGGCTGGGCGAATGCATCCCGAGCCATCCAGGCGGGCCATCTGATGATCTGGTGGCGTCGGATCGAGGAGCAACTGTCCGCCATGAAGCCGCGCGAGTGCTTCACAACGCCGTTCTCGGTGAACGACGCGGCTCCCTTGCGGAAGGTTGCAATCGACTTCCAGGCCATGGGCAAGAAGGCCAAGAAAGCCAACCGCGTTGGGCGTTCCGCTAGCAGATGA
- a CDS encoding DUF433 domain-containing protein yields the protein MEPDVRFQRSTAKEAALEHTNIEADPLLSGFYSPADAARLLQVASPKLRGWLNGWSNSSAGPIVDRDFKDSRTISFLDLMELRFIEAFRRQGVSMQTLRAAAARARKEWDQPHPFALSRAKYLTDRRSVFAQVAELQGDRVTWDMATGQHEMWDVIEATIAKGVEFDPVSELARRWYPLPAEFPQVGIDPAVAFGKPALTEERIPTAAIHRMWKAEGGSLSRVAEAFRIGAEAVRAAVEYEITTAT from the coding sequence ATCGAGCCCGATGTCCGATTCCAACGTTCGACGGCAAAGGAGGCCGCCCTGGAGCACACCAACATCGAGGCTGATCCCCTGCTCTCCGGCTTCTACAGTCCGGCCGATGCAGCACGCCTTTTGCAGGTTGCGTCTCCGAAGTTGCGTGGCTGGCTCAACGGGTGGAGCAACAGCTCGGCTGGTCCGATCGTCGATCGCGACTTCAAGGACTCGCGCACGATCAGCTTTCTCGACCTGATGGAGCTGCGGTTCATCGAAGCTTTTCGCCGCCAAGGCGTCTCAATGCAGACGCTCAGAGCCGCGGCGGCGCGAGCGCGTAAGGAATGGGACCAGCCCCATCCTTTTGCGCTCTCTCGGGCCAAGTATCTAACTGACCGCCGCAGCGTCTTCGCTCAGGTCGCCGAGCTTCAAGGCGACCGGGTCACTTGGGACATGGCGACCGGCCAGCATGAAATGTGGGATGTCATCGAGGCGACGATCGCTAAGGGCGTCGAATTCGACCCCGTTTCGGAACTGGCGCGACGCTGGTATCCGCTCCCAGCCGAGTTTCCGCAGGTGGGGATCGACCCGGCTGTAGCGTTCGGCAAGCCCGCCCTCACCGAAGAGCGTATCCCTACCGCCGCAATTCATCGAATGTGGAAGGCTGAAGGTGGAAGCCTTAGCCGGGTAGCCGAAGCATTTCGCATCGGCGCTGAGGCGGTTCGTGCCGCAGTCGAATACGAGATCACGACGGCAACTTGA
- a CDS encoding HNH endonuclease: MSNPRAWRAKRRTTKPNSRQKRNGLFLDAHPNCQRCHRRPSAEAHHDLPKGHPKRNDWRHMRALCCSCHVEVHRRGGVVLVVTVSR; this comes from the coding sequence ATGAGTAACCCCAGAGCGTGGCGCGCGAAGCGCCGCACGACGAAGCCGAACAGCCGCCAGAAGCGAAATGGATTGTTCCTCGATGCCCACCCGAACTGTCAGCGATGCCATCGACGTCCGTCGGCCGAAGCTCACCACGACCTGCCGAAAGGCCATCCCAAGCGGAACGATTGGCGCCACATGCGGGCGCTCTGTTGCTCCTGCCATGTCGAGGTTCATCGCCGCGGCGGAGTGGTGCTCGTGGTTACCGTAAGCCGGTAG
- a CDS encoding helix-turn-helix domain-containing protein: MISIEQCRAARALLDWSAQRLADEARVGVATVRRYESGAAIADASMLAIEKALRAAGITFVATGETSKGGGEGVRLSTTGLR; this comes from the coding sequence ATGATCTCGATCGAGCAATGCCGCGCCGCCAGGGCGTTACTGGACTGGTCGGCGCAGCGGCTGGCAGACGAAGCACGCGTCGGCGTGGCAACCGTGAGGCGATACGAGTCCGGGGCAGCGATCGCCGACGCTTCAATGCTCGCGATCGAGAAGGCGCTCAGGGCGGCCGGTATCACCTTCGTCGCCACCGGTGAAACATCGAAGGGCGGCGGCGAAGGCGTCCGGTTGTCTACTACCGGCTTACGGTAA
- a CDS encoding MmcB family DNA repair protein, translating to MPDSAAALKIADAAAGRLDAIGVARGIGRLFARNDIWCLPEMPLRNGRRADLMGVDAKGRIVIVEIKVSRADLVGDGKWPDYLDFCDRFYWGVPPGIDRALLEGLDFRPDCCGVIVADGYDAEIVRPAPSHPLAAARRKVEVERLARTALRRLVVSGDSDCAGWGRIPV from the coding sequence ATGCCCGACTCCGCCGCTGCCCTGAAAATCGCGGATGCCGCCGCCGGCCGCCTGGACGCGATCGGCGTTGCCCGCGGGATCGGCCGCCTGTTCGCGCGGAACGACATCTGGTGCCTTCCGGAAATGCCGCTGCGCAACGGCCGGCGCGCGGATCTCATGGGCGTGGATGCCAAGGGGCGCATCGTGATCGTGGAAATCAAGGTGAGCCGCGCGGACCTGGTGGGCGACGGCAAATGGCCCGATTACCTCGATTTCTGCGACAGGTTTTATTGGGGCGTTCCGCCGGGTATCGACCGCGCCCTGCTGGAAGGGCTGGATTTCAGGCCGGACTGCTGCGGCGTGATCGTGGCCGATGGCTACGATGCGGAAATCGTGCGCCCGGCCCCGTCCCACCCGCTTGCGGCCGCGCGGCGCAAGGTGGAGGTCGAACGGCTCGCCCGCACCGCGCTGCGCCGCCTGGTGGTGAGCGGCGACTCGGACTGCGCGGGCTGGGGCCGCATTCCCGTCTGA
- a CDS encoding sterol desaturase family protein, which yields MNAIVLAAAAMTGIVAGRYLLTSGGFAWATGRVRPGLYGGLNGQIRKEIGWSLASAAIYGIPAGVVAWGWQEHGWTRIYTDWSAMPAWYLPVSVFLYLVAHDTWFYWTHRWMHRPRPFRIAHAVHHASRPPTAWAAMSFHPVEALTGAVVIPALVFLIPIHAAMLGVVLAVMTVMGVSNHMGWEMFPRWFVHSRVGNWLITASHHQRHHDLYRCNYGLYFRFWDRVCGTDRGLGTL from the coding sequence ATGAATGCGATCGTCCTTGCCGCCGCAGCGATGACGGGAATCGTTGCCGGGCGCTATCTGCTGACCAGCGGAGGGTTCGCCTGGGCGACGGGCCGCGTGCGGCCGGGGCTCTACGGCGGGCTGAACGGGCAGATCCGCAAGGAGATCGGCTGGTCACTTGCCTCGGCCGCGATCTACGGCATTCCGGCCGGCGTCGTCGCATGGGGGTGGCAGGAACACGGGTGGACGCGGATTTACACGGACTGGTCGGCGATGCCGGCCTGGTACTTGCCGGTCAGCGTTTTCCTCTACCTGGTCGCGCACGATACATGGTTTTACTGGACGCACCGGTGGATGCACCGTCCGCGCCCGTTCCGCATCGCCCATGCGGTGCACCATGCAAGCCGGCCGCCAACGGCCTGGGCGGCGATGAGCTTCCATCCGGTGGAGGCGCTGACCGGCGCCGTCGTCATCCCGGCGCTGGTGTTCCTCATCCCGATTCACGCCGCCATGCTGGGTGTCGTTCTGGCCGTTATGACGGTCATGGGGGTCAGCAATCATATGGGATGGGAGATGTTTCCGCGATGGTTCGTTCATTCAAGGGTAGGAAACTGGCTGATAACCGCCAGCCATCATCAACGGCACCACGATCTCTACCGATGCAATTACGGACTGTATTTTCGCTTCTGGGACCGTGTGTGCGGCACGGATCGCGGCCTCGGAACGCTTTGA
- a CDS encoding DUF2141 domain-containing protein, protein MLGGAAPAGQTVTVDLSGLRSATGIVRACMTQDAGAFPACPKDAKSHHLTVPADRSTRLTFRNVAPGRYALAVLHDENGNGKADRALGMMPKEGFGFSRDAPVRMAPPKFGDAAFAVGDRDVALAVRMRYML, encoded by the coding sequence ATGCTGGGCGGCGCCGCACCGGCGGGCCAGACGGTCACTGTCGACCTCAGCGGGCTGCGATCGGCCACCGGAATCGTGCGCGCCTGCATGACCCAGGACGCAGGCGCGTTTCCGGCGTGCCCGAAAGACGCCAAATCCCATCACCTCACGGTGCCGGCCGATCGATCGACGCGCCTCACGTTCCGCAATGTCGCGCCGGGCCGCTACGCGCTGGCGGTGCTGCATGACGAGAACGGCAACGGCAAGGCGGATCGCGCCCTGGGCATGATGCCCAAGGAAGGGTTCGGGTTTTCCCGCGATGCGCCAGTCCGCATGGCACCCCCCAAGTTTGGCGATGCCGCCTTCGCCGTAGGGGACCGCGACGTCGCGCTGGCGGTGCGTATGCGCTACATGCTGTGA
- a CDS encoding phosphatase domain-containing protein, whose product MSFFDRAPVRVQPFFGHRSETRLTIAARALRAGTTRTDPFRNRGRLQAMRTMLAQFASREVPGLLVRLELKGPAGLTVDHRAVTDDEGYVRFDVTLLPDWPLPEHPAWETVCLHWLTSEGPQCIEGYVLAPGRITRLAVVSDIDDTIMETGITGGLQSVARNWKRVLAELPDERITVPSADVFYSALGGGAVLAEPHGVGVSYTATHRPFFYISSSPWNLFAYLLAFIQSRGLPLGPMLLRDWGFNRATLGSASHGGHKRVAIDKLMTFYPDMRFALIGDDTQGDLPAYAETVTSLPGRVEAVFIRTRSGPMSPEELAGKAAIEAAGVPLWLGDDYATGDDFLRSIGISTEGETAQIVKAVQKDEGA is encoded by the coding sequence ATGTCCTTTTTCGATCGTGCACCCGTCCGCGTCCAACCTTTCTTCGGCCACCGCAGCGAAACGCGCCTGACCATCGCGGCGCGCGCGCTGCGTGCCGGGACAACCCGCACGGACCCGTTCCGCAATCGCGGCCGCCTGCAGGCCATGCGCACGATGCTGGCCCAGTTCGCCTCGCGCGAGGTTCCCGGCCTGCTCGTGCGGCTTGAACTGAAAGGGCCGGCCGGGCTGACGGTCGATCATCGCGCGGTGACGGACGATGAAGGATACGTCCGGTTCGACGTTACCCTGCTGCCCGATTGGCCGCTGCCCGAACATCCGGCCTGGGAAACCGTGTGCCTTCACTGGCTGACCTCCGAAGGCCCGCAATGCATCGAGGGATACGTGCTGGCCCCGGGCCGCATCACCCGGCTGGCCGTGGTTTCCGATATCGACGATACGATCATGGAAACCGGCATCACCGGCGGGCTCCAATCCGTCGCCCGCAACTGGAAGCGGGTGCTGGCCGAATTGCCGGACGAACGGATCACGGTGCCCAGTGCCGATGTGTTCTACAGCGCGCTTGGCGGCGGGGCGGTCCTGGCCGAACCGCACGGCGTCGGCGTCAGTTACACCGCAACACACCGCCCGTTCTTCTACATTTCCTCCAGCCCGTGGAACCTGTTCGCCTATCTCTTGGCCTTCATCCAGAGCCGCGGCCTGCCCCTGGGCCCGATGCTTCTGCGCGACTGGGGATTCAATCGGGCCACCCTGGGGTCCGCCAGCCACGGCGGGCACAAGCGCGTCGCGATCGACAAGCTGATGACGTTCTACCCGGACATGCGCTTCGCCCTGATCGGCGACGACACGCAAGGAGATCTGCCCGCCTATGCGGAGACGGTGACGTCACTCCCGGGCCGGGTGGAGGCCGTGTTCATCCGTACCCGGTCAGGTCCGATGTCGCCGGAGGAACTGGCGGGCAAGGCGGCGATCGAGGCGGCGGGCGTGCCCTTGTGGCTGGGCGACGACTACGCGACCGGCGATGATTTTCTGCGCTCCATCGGGATATCGACAGAAGGCGAAACGGCGCAGATCGTGAAAGCGGTGCAGAAGGACGAAGGGGCATGA
- a CDS encoding alpha/beta hydrolase, with protein sequence MKDARARTRRWPMITAMVLGLLALGAFGLWRWAVASGSAGTLEWIDARFPRGAAVELAAQGRYGPDPAQRAELWVPAGQTFAEPAPATGDRAGAIAHPLVVFVHGGGWHSGAPEHYRFVARTLGEAGFATALVGYRLVPEGRYPAMLNDTAAGIRWSIGQAAKARVRGDRIALAGHSAGAYNVLMMGLDPQWLADAGVPESAIGGIVSMAGPTDFYPFTSDSARAALGHVDPPQRTQPIAFTRAGAPPILLLHGTADTVVRVRNARRLGEALRRAGAPVEAREYEGMGHAGIIMALSKPFAQGGIVREPMIDFLRRATAPAAARGAGEARPAASVPVQP encoded by the coding sequence ATGAAAGACGCGCGTGCACGCACCCGGCGCTGGCCGATGATCACGGCCATGGTCCTCGGCCTGCTGGCGCTTGGCGCATTCGGCTTGTGGCGCTGGGCGGTCGCCAGCGGGTCCGCCGGCACCCTTGAGTGGATCGACGCCCGCTTCCCGCGCGGCGCCGCCGTAGAACTGGCGGCGCAAGGCCGGTATGGTCCCGACCCGGCGCAGCGGGCGGAGCTGTGGGTGCCGGCCGGTCAGACCTTTGCGGAGCCGGCTCCGGCAACAGGGGATCGGGCAGGGGCGATCGCGCATCCGCTGGTGGTCTTCGTACACGGCGGCGGCTGGCATTCAGGGGCGCCAGAACATTACCGCTTCGTCGCCCGCACCCTGGGCGAGGCCGGGTTCGCCACCGCACTGGTCGGCTATCGCCTGGTGCCCGAAGGGCGGTATCCGGCCATGCTGAACGATACCGCGGCGGGCATCCGCTGGTCCATCGGCCAGGCCGCCAAGGCCAGGGTGCGGGGCGACCGCATCGCGCTCGCCGGCCATTCGGCGGGGGCTTATAACGTCCTCATGATGGGGCTGGACCCGCAATGGCTGGCGGACGCAGGCGTGCCGGAATCGGCGATCGGCGGCATCGTCAGCATGGCGGGGCCGACCGATTTCTATCCCTTCACCAGCGATTCGGCGCGCGCGGCGCTGGGTCATGTCGATCCGCCGCAGCGCACGCAGCCGATCGCCTTCACCCGCGCAGGCGCGCCGCCCATCCTGCTGCTTCACGGCACCGCGGACACCGTCGTCCGCGTGCGCAACGCCCGGCGTCTCGGCGAAGCGCTGCGCCGGGCGGGCGCGCCGGTGGAAGCGCGGGAGTACGAAGGCATGGGCCACGCGGGCATCATCATGGCGCTGTCAAAACCTTTCGCTCAAGGGGGCATCGTCCGCGAACCGATGATCGACTTCTTGCGCCGCGCGACCGCTCCTGCCGCCGCTCGCGGCGCGGGCGAGGCGCGCCCCGCGGCTTCAGTTCCGGTTCAGCCCTGA
- a CDS encoding M48 family metalloprotease — translation MRLFGRILATFAALSLIVQPVAAQSILRDAETEALLDDMAAPLIRAAGLEPGNVEIVLVGDDSINAFVAGGQAVYIHSGLLEAADSADEVQGVIAHELGHITGGHVINSSGATNAGRISILSLLLAAAAAAAGAGDAAMGVMMAGQRAALGKYLAFSRVQESAADAAGAQYLSDAGISGRGSLAFFGKLQNLEFRYGYRQDDEQTFERTHPLSGDRIATLRESYSKDPAWEKPVDRDLQARFERVKAKLAGYVQEPAQTLREYPVTDTSAAARYARAYAYHKDAQVDRSLIETRALLAGDPDNPYYLELEGQVLLESGRPEDALAPLRRATALTGNQPLIAATFGHALIATEDSANHAEAEQVLRAAVSRDRRNPFAWYQLGVIHAAQGDMPRARLASAEQQVMSGRFTEALRSATAAENGLLEGSPDWLRAQDIAMQARAELERARKRK, via the coding sequence ATGCGCTTGTTCGGCCGGATTCTCGCCACGTTTGCGGCACTTTCGCTGATCGTTCAGCCGGTAGCCGCCCAGTCCATCCTGCGCGATGCCGAAACCGAAGCATTGCTGGACGACATGGCCGCCCCGCTGATCCGCGCCGCGGGCCTGGAGCCGGGCAATGTCGAGATCGTCCTGGTGGGCGACGACAGCATCAACGCGTTCGTCGCCGGCGGGCAGGCGGTCTATATCCATTCCGGCCTGCTGGAGGCTGCGGACAGCGCCGATGAAGTTCAGGGCGTGATCGCGCACGAGCTGGGCCACATTACCGGCGGCCACGTCATCAATTCCAGCGGCGCGACCAATGCCGGGCGGATCTCGATCCTGTCGCTGCTGCTGGCCGCAGCGGCCGCCGCCGCGGGCGCGGGGGACGCCGCGATGGGCGTGATGATGGCCGGCCAGCGGGCGGCCCTGGGAAAGTATCTCGCCTTCAGCCGCGTGCAGGAAAGCGCGGCGGATGCGGCGGGCGCGCAGTACCTGTCGGACGCCGGGATTTCCGGCCGCGGGTCACTCGCCTTCTTCGGCAAGCTCCAGAACCTCGAATTCCGCTACGGCTACCGCCAGGACGACGAGCAGACGTTCGAGCGGACACACCCGCTTTCCGGCGACCGGATCGCCACCTTGCGCGAAAGCTATTCGAAGGATCCTGCCTGGGAAAAACCGGTCGACAGGGATCTCCAGGCCCGGTTCGAACGGGTGAAGGCCAAGCTGGCGGGATACGTGCAGGAACCCGCCCAGACGCTGCGGGAATATCCCGTGACCGATACGTCCGCCGCCGCACGCTATGCACGCGCGTACGCCTATCACAAGGACGCGCAGGTCGATCGGTCGCTCATAGAAACGCGGGCCCTGCTCGCCGGCGATCCGGACAATCCCTATTATCTGGAACTGGAAGGCCAGGTGCTGTTGGAATCCGGCCGCCCGGAGGACGCGCTGGCGCCGCTGCGGCGCGCGACTGCCCTGACCGGCAACCAGCCGCTCATCGCCGCGACGTTCGGCCATGCGCTGATCGCCACGGAGGACAGCGCCAATCATGCCGAGGCGGAGCAGGTCCTGCGCGCAGCCGTCTCGCGCGACCGGCGCAATCCGTTCGCCTGGTACCAGCTCGGCGTGATCCATGCGGCGCAGGGCGACATGCCGCGCGCGCGCCTGGCGAGCGCGGAGCAGCAGGTGATGAGCGGGCGCTTCACCGAGGCGCTGCGCAGCGCGACCGCGGCGGAAAACGGCTTGCTCGAAGGGTCGCCGGACTGGCTCCGCGCCCAGGATATCGCGATGCAGGCCCGGGCCGAGCTTGAACGGGCGCGCAAGCGCAAGTAG